One window from the genome of Cucumis melo cultivar AY chromosome 10, USDA_Cmelo_AY_1.0, whole genome shotgun sequence encodes:
- the LOC103489558 gene encoding uncharacterized protein LOC103489558 isoform X3 produces MAARGSRERSSHTTGQPDIIGLGSINSGGTGGKGVSLPPTKQLGFGSASSIDLLEISDLAQVGANVNRPEADTICLANPGRGIYQLQFKDDDSNVSSNCSSKSEKSSGSPCPTSVSQVSGLTHESGGNVLSPTQSPSLQTMDRMGGYDESYDPFRIPSAVFQRSSSVTPMEWSIASNESLFSIQVGNNSFSRDHVSMLSEFGKSGELTKSGKFKKADESFVFSQPPAVITSREAEMKSAEYEEGPKMADTIEYNIKDKGGSITDDDLSDRNLPPPAVSWNSSTKSRHSDKSQSSSDSFAFPIKKKCACPSCYRSNCSQAFCYCSWPRCYPTWSNCCCGNCSRTFSYCWNCSRRGFCCRIQTSKMYAPYSSTLLTMLKVRPRSTFSFNLVFFLMNFL; encoded by the exons ATGGCAGCGAGGGGTAGTCGTGAAAGAAGTTCACATACAACAGGACAGCCAGATATAATAGGATTAGGTAGTATAAATTCTGGAGGTACTGGTGGCAAAGGCGTTTCGCTTCCCCCAACCAAACAGCTGGGTTTTGGGTCTGCATCGTCTATAGATTTGTTGGAAATATCAGATCTCGCTCAAGTTGGAGCAAATGTTAACCGACCTGAAGCAGACACGATTTGTTTGGCAAATCCTGGTCGTGGGATTTACCAGCTTCAATTTAAAGATGATGATAGCAATGTTTCCAGCAATTGTTCTTCCAAATCAGAGAAGAGCAGCGGTTCTCCATGTCCAACATCTGTATCCCAAGTGTCAGGTCTTACCCATGAGTCTGGTGGAAATGTTTTGTCCCCAACTCAATCCCCTTCTCTTCAAACAATGGATCGTATGGGAGGATATGATGAATCATATGACCCCTTTAGAATCCCATCTGCAGTTTTCCAAAGAAGTAGTTCTGTTACTCCGATGGAATGGAGTATTGCTTCAAATGAGTCATTGTTTAGCATTCAGGTCGGAAACAATAGCTTCTCCAGAGATCATGTGTCGATGTTGAGTGAGTTTGGTAAGTCTGGCGAGTTAACGAAATCTGGCAAGTTCAAAAAAGCAGACGAGTCGTTTGTGTTTAGCCAACCACCTGCAGTTATCACGTCAAGAGAAGCTGAAATGAAGAGTGCTGAATATGAAGAGGGTCCTAAAATGGCAGATACCATAGAATATAACATAAAGGATAAAGGGGGATCGATTACAGACGATGATCTTAGTGACAGAAACCTACCACCTCCAGCAGTATCATGGAATTCCTCTACCAAATCTCGGCACTCTGATAAAAGTCAAAGTAGCTCAGATTCATTCGCTTTCCCCAT AAAGAAGAAGTGCGCATGCCCATCGTGTTACCGTTCTAACTGTAGTCAGGCGTTCTGCTACTGCTCGTGGCCACGTTGCTACCCTACATGGTCAAACTGTTGTTGCGGGAACTGTAGCAGGACGTTCAGCTATTGTTGGAACTGTAGCCGAAGAGGATTTTGTTGTCGCATTCAGACCTCTAAAATGTATGCTCCGTACTCTTCAACATTATTAACAATGTTAAAAGTGCGTCCAAGAAGTACCTTTTCTTTCAACCTCGTCTTTTTCTTGATGAATTTCTTATAG
- the LOC103489558 gene encoding uncharacterized protein LOC103489558 isoform X1 translates to MAARGSRERSSHTTGQPDIIGLGSINSGGTGGKGVSLPPTKQLGFGSASSIDLLEISDLAQVGANVNRPEADTICLANPGRGIYQLQFKDDDSNVSSNCSSKSEKSSGSPCPTSVSQVSGLTHESGGNVLSPTQSPSLQTMDRMGGYDESYDPFRIPSAVFQRSSSVTPMEWSIASNESLFSIQVGNNSFSRDHVSMLSEFGKSGELTKSGKFKKADESFVFSQPPAVITSREAEMKSAEYEEGPKMADTIEYNIKDKGGSITDDDLSDRNLPPPAVSWNSSTKSRHSDKSQSSSDSFAFPIKKKCACPSCYRSNCSQAFCYCSWPRCYPTWSNCCCGNCSRTFSYCWNCSRRGFCCRIQTSKILADEEAQAASMPKDAKCQGTPVSSKSKSKCWFSCSSCCCSKWSCSCSSCFKWIFCWCFYCPKWKCSCSSCYKRSCSCPSCYKWRCSCSCFKWNCSSCSCSKWNCSSCSCSKWSCGSCFSCFKWSCLSCSCCKWSCGSCSSCCKWNSCTCSSCWTCSCCSNCHFRDCCHCRPCCCFRPHCHIYPSCHFCRC, encoded by the exons ATGGCAGCGAGGGGTAGTCGTGAAAGAAGTTCACATACAACAGGACAGCCAGATATAATAGGATTAGGTAGTATAAATTCTGGAGGTACTGGTGGCAAAGGCGTTTCGCTTCCCCCAACCAAACAGCTGGGTTTTGGGTCTGCATCGTCTATAGATTTGTTGGAAATATCAGATCTCGCTCAAGTTGGAGCAAATGTTAACCGACCTGAAGCAGACACGATTTGTTTGGCAAATCCTGGTCGTGGGATTTACCAGCTTCAATTTAAAGATGATGATAGCAATGTTTCCAGCAATTGTTCTTCCAAATCAGAGAAGAGCAGCGGTTCTCCATGTCCAACATCTGTATCCCAAGTGTCAGGTCTTACCCATGAGTCTGGTGGAAATGTTTTGTCCCCAACTCAATCCCCTTCTCTTCAAACAATGGATCGTATGGGAGGATATGATGAATCATATGACCCCTTTAGAATCCCATCTGCAGTTTTCCAAAGAAGTAGTTCTGTTACTCCGATGGAATGGAGTATTGCTTCAAATGAGTCATTGTTTAGCATTCAGGTCGGAAACAATAGCTTCTCCAGAGATCATGTGTCGATGTTGAGTGAGTTTGGTAAGTCTGGCGAGTTAACGAAATCTGGCAAGTTCAAAAAAGCAGACGAGTCGTTTGTGTTTAGCCAACCACCTGCAGTTATCACGTCAAGAGAAGCTGAAATGAAGAGTGCTGAATATGAAGAGGGTCCTAAAATGGCAGATACCATAGAATATAACATAAAGGATAAAGGGGGATCGATTACAGACGATGATCTTAGTGACAGAAACCTACCACCTCCAGCAGTATCATGGAATTCCTCTACCAAATCTCGGCACTCTGATAAAAGTCAAAGTAGCTCAGATTCATTCGCTTTCCCCAT AAAGAAGAAGTGCGCATGCCCATCGTGTTACCGTTCTAACTGTAGTCAGGCGTTCTGCTACTGCTCGTGGCCACGTTGCTACCCTACATGGTCAAACTGTTGTTGCGGGAACTGTAGCAGGACGTTCAGCTATTGTTGGAACTGTAGCCGAAGAGGATTTTGTTGTCGCATTCAGACCTCTAAAAT TTTAGCCGATGAAGAGGCGCAGGCTGCATCCATGCCTAAGGATGCTAAATGTCAAGGCACTCCAGTctcttcaaaatcaaaatcgaaGTGTTGGTTTTCCTGTAGTTCATGTTGTTGTTCCAAATGGAGTTGTTCGTGTTCTTCTTGTTTCAAATGGATTTTTTGTTGGTGTTTTTATTGTCCCAAATGGAAGTGTTCGTGTTCTTCTTGTTATAAGCGGAGTTGTTCGTGTCCTTCTTGTTACAAATGGAGATGTTCGTGTTCTTGTTTCAAGTGGAATTGCAGTTCATGCTCTTGTTCCAAATGGAATTGCAGTTCATGTTCTTGTTCCAAATGGAGTTGCGGTTCATGTTTTTCTTGTTTCAAGTGGAGTTGCCTTTCATGTTCTTGTTGCAAATGGAGTTGTGGTTCGTGTTCTTCTTGTTGCAAATGGAATTCATGCACATGTTCATCTTGTTGGACATGCAGCTGCTGTAGTAATTGTCATTTTCGTGATTGTTGCCATTGTCGTCCATGTTGTTGCTTTCGACCTCATTGTCACATTTACCCTTCTTGTCATTTTTGTCGTTGTTAA
- the LOC103489182 gene encoding pentatricopeptide repeat-containing protein At1g69290, translated as MWKRVLCLIPHRSFSSVPETPSLYSFLQPSLFAKKRTPFSPSQDSTDLRQDPTPQTLTPDRVAAVETALHKSLLTSDTDEAWKSFKLLTRSSIFPSKSLTNSLIAHLSSIGDVHNLKRAFASVVFVIEKKPELLDFGSVKALLASMKCANTAAPALSLIKCMFKNRCFVPFSVWGKELVDICRQSGSLIPFLRVFEENCRIALDERLDFLKPDLIACNAALEGCCHELESVTDAEKVVETMSLLYLRPDEVSFGALAYLYALKGLEQKIIELEVLMGSFGFTRKDLLFSNLVSGYVNASNFAAVSKTMLRSLKDECGSHVHFGEKTYLEMVKGFIQSGNLKELSALIIDAQNLESSSAVDGSIGYGIINACVNIGWLDKAQYVLNEINSQGVSLGLGVYMPILKAYRTERRTTEATQLVMDITNSGIQLDAESYDSLIEASMSNQDFQSAFTLFRNMRETRKSDTKASYLTIMTGLMENHRPELMAAFLDEIVEDPLVEVGTHDWNSIIHAFCKAGRLEDARRTYRRMKFLQFEPNEQTFLSLINGYVSAERYFCVLMLWNELKWKVTPDGESGIKLDNNLVDAFLYALVKGGFFDAVMQVVEKTKDTKIFIDKWKYKQAFMENHKKLKVAKLRRRNHRKMESLIAFKNWAGLSA; from the coding sequence ATGTGGAAGAGAGTTCTGTGTTTAATTCCTCACAGGTCGTTTTCCTCTGTACCAGAAACTCCATCTCTTTACTCCTTCCTCCAACCCTCCCTTTTTGCCAAAAAGAGAACTCCATTTTCTCCTTCTCAAGACTCCACCGACCTCCGTCAGGATCCAACTCCTCAAACTTTAACTCCAGACCGTGTTGCCGCTGTAGAAACTGCCCTTCACAAGTCCCTTCTCACTAGCGACACTGATGAGGCATGGAAATCCTTCAAATTGCTCACGAGAAGTTCTATTTTCCCATCTAAGTCTCTTACCAATTCACTTATTGCTCACTTGTCCTCAATTGGGGACGTTCATAATCTGAAAAGGGCCTTTGCTTCTGTGGTGTTTGTTATTGAGAAGAAACCTGAACTGTTGGATTTTGGGTCTGTTAAAGCTTTACTGGCTTCTATGAAATGTGCCAACACTGCTGCCCCTGCTCTTTCTTTGATTAAATGCATGTTTAAGAATCGATGCTTTGTACCTTTTAGTGTCTGGGGCAAAGAACTTGTTGATATTTGCAGACAGAGTGGGAGTTTGATTCCCTTTCTAAGAGTTTTTGAAGAGAACTGTAGGATTGCTTTAGATGAGAGGTTGGATTTTTTGAAACCAGACCTTATTGCTTGTAATGCAGCACTTGAGGGGTGTTGCCATGAACTTGAATCTGTGACAGATGCCGAGAAAGTTGTTGAAACAATGTCACTTTTGTATCTTCGGCCTGATGAGGTGAGTTTTGGTGCTCTTGCTTATTTGTATGCATTGAAGGGTCTTGAACAgaaaataatcgagttagaggtCTTGATGGGAAGTTTCGGTTTTACTCGTAAAGATCTCCTTTTTAGTAATTTGGTTAGTGGATACGTTAATGCGAGCAACTTTGCTGCTGTTTCGAAGACTATGCTGCGTAGTTTAAAGGATGAATGTGGATCACATGTGCATTTTGGTGAGAAGACATATTTGGAAATGGTTAAGGGCTTTATCCAAAGTGGAAATCTGAAGGAATTGTCTGCATTAATTATTGACGCTCAGAATTTAGAGTCTTCATCAGCAGTTGATGGATCTATTGGATACGGTATCATTAATGCATGTGTTAATATTGGATGGTTAGATAAGGCACAATACGTTCTGAACGAAATAAATTCCCAGGGAGTTTCTCTGGGCCTTGGAGTCTATATGCCAATCTTGAAAGCTTACCGGACAGAGCGCCGAACAACTGAAGCCACCCAATTAGTCATGGATATTACCAATTCTGGGATTCAGTTGGATGCAGAGAGCTACGATTCTCTAATAGAGGCATCAATGTCGAACCAAGATTTTCAATCAGCTTTTACTTTGTTCAGGAACATGAGGGAAACAAGAAAATCTGACACGAAAGCTAGTTATCTAACTATTATGACTGGCTTAATGGAGAACCATAGGCCTGAGTTGATGGCTGCCTTCTTAGACGAAATTGTCGAAGATCCTCTTGTTGAAGTTGGAACTCATGATTGGAACTCTATTATACATGCCTTTTGCAAAGCTGGAAGACTCGAGGATGCGAGGAGAACATACCGAAGAATGAAATTTCTGCAGTTTGAACCAAACGAGCAGACCTTCTTGTCCCTAATTAATGGCTATGTGTCTGCAGAGAGATATTTCTGTGTTTTAATGCTGTGGAACGAACTTAAGTGGAAGGTTACACCAGATGGAGAGAGTGGAATCAAACTTGACAACAACTTGGTTGATGCATTTCTGTATGCTTTGGTCAAGGGAGGTTTCTTTGACGCTGTGATGCAAGTTGTTGAAAAAACTAAGGATACGAAGATCTTCATTGATAAGTGGAAATATAAGCAAGCATTCATGGAGAATCATAAGAAACTCAAAGTGGCAAAGTTGAGGAGGAGGAACCACAGGAAAATGGAATCTCTAATTGCTTTCAAGAACTGGGCTGGTCTGAGTGCTTGA
- the LOC103489558 gene encoding uncharacterized protein LOC103489558 isoform X4, which produces MAARGSRERSSHTTGQPDIIGLGSINSGGTGGKGVSLPPTKQLGFGSASSIDLLEISDLAQVGANVNRPEADTICLANPGRGIYQLQFKDDDSNVSSNCSSKSEKSSGSPCPTSVSQVSGLTHESGGNVLSPTQSPSLQTMDRMGGYDESYDPFRIPSAVFQRSSSVTPMEWSIASNESLFSIQVGNNSFSRDHVSMLSEFGKSGELTKSGKFKKADESFVFSQPPAVITSREAEMKSAEYEEGPKMADTIEYNIKDKGGSITDDDLSDRNLPPPAVSWNSSTKSRHSDKSQSSSDSFAFPIKKKCACPSCYRSNCSQAFCYCSWPRCYPTWSNCCCGNCSRTFSYCWNCSRRGFCCRIQTSKMYAPYSSTLLTMLKFSR; this is translated from the exons ATGGCAGCGAGGGGTAGTCGTGAAAGAAGTTCACATACAACAGGACAGCCAGATATAATAGGATTAGGTAGTATAAATTCTGGAGGTACTGGTGGCAAAGGCGTTTCGCTTCCCCCAACCAAACAGCTGGGTTTTGGGTCTGCATCGTCTATAGATTTGTTGGAAATATCAGATCTCGCTCAAGTTGGAGCAAATGTTAACCGACCTGAAGCAGACACGATTTGTTTGGCAAATCCTGGTCGTGGGATTTACCAGCTTCAATTTAAAGATGATGATAGCAATGTTTCCAGCAATTGTTCTTCCAAATCAGAGAAGAGCAGCGGTTCTCCATGTCCAACATCTGTATCCCAAGTGTCAGGTCTTACCCATGAGTCTGGTGGAAATGTTTTGTCCCCAACTCAATCCCCTTCTCTTCAAACAATGGATCGTATGGGAGGATATGATGAATCATATGACCCCTTTAGAATCCCATCTGCAGTTTTCCAAAGAAGTAGTTCTGTTACTCCGATGGAATGGAGTATTGCTTCAAATGAGTCATTGTTTAGCATTCAGGTCGGAAACAATAGCTTCTCCAGAGATCATGTGTCGATGTTGAGTGAGTTTGGTAAGTCTGGCGAGTTAACGAAATCTGGCAAGTTCAAAAAAGCAGACGAGTCGTTTGTGTTTAGCCAACCACCTGCAGTTATCACGTCAAGAGAAGCTGAAATGAAGAGTGCTGAATATGAAGAGGGTCCTAAAATGGCAGATACCATAGAATATAACATAAAGGATAAAGGGGGATCGATTACAGACGATGATCTTAGTGACAGAAACCTACCACCTCCAGCAGTATCATGGAATTCCTCTACCAAATCTCGGCACTCTGATAAAAGTCAAAGTAGCTCAGATTCATTCGCTTTCCCCAT AAAGAAGAAGTGCGCATGCCCATCGTGTTACCGTTCTAACTGTAGTCAGGCGTTCTGCTACTGCTCGTGGCCACGTTGCTACCCTACATGGTCAAACTGTTGTTGCGGGAACTGTAGCAGGACGTTCAGCTATTGTTGGAACTGTAGCCGAAGAGGATTTTGTTGTCGCATTCAGACCTCTAAAATGTATGCTCCGTACTCTTCAACATTATTAACAATGTTAAAA TTTAGCCGATGA
- the LOC103489558 gene encoding uncharacterized protein LOC103489558 isoform X2, translating into MAARGSRERSSHTTGQPDIIGLGSINSGGTGGKGVSLPPTKQLGFGSASSIDLLEISDLAQVGANVNRPEADTICLANPGRGIYQLQFKDDDSNVSSNCSSKSEKSSGSPCPTSVSQVSGLTHESGGNVLSPTQSPSLQTMDRMGGYDESYDPFRIPSAVFQRSSSVTPMEWSIASNESLFSIQVGNNSFSRDHVSMLSEFGKSGELTKSGKFKKADESFVFSQPPAVITSREAEMKSAEYEEGPKMADTIEYNIKDKGGSITDDDLSDRNLPPPAVSWNSSTKSRHSDKSQSSSDSFAFPILADEEAQAASMPKDAKCQGTPVSSKSKSKCWFSCSSCCCSKWSCSCSSCFKWIFCWCFYCPKWKCSCSSCYKRSCSCPSCYKWRCSCSCFKWNCSSCSCSKWNCSSCSCSKWSCGSCFSCFKWSCLSCSCCKWSCGSCSSCCKWNSCTCSSCWTCSCCSNCHFRDCCHCRPCCCFRPHCHIYPSCHFCRC; encoded by the exons ATGGCAGCGAGGGGTAGTCGTGAAAGAAGTTCACATACAACAGGACAGCCAGATATAATAGGATTAGGTAGTATAAATTCTGGAGGTACTGGTGGCAAAGGCGTTTCGCTTCCCCCAACCAAACAGCTGGGTTTTGGGTCTGCATCGTCTATAGATTTGTTGGAAATATCAGATCTCGCTCAAGTTGGAGCAAATGTTAACCGACCTGAAGCAGACACGATTTGTTTGGCAAATCCTGGTCGTGGGATTTACCAGCTTCAATTTAAAGATGATGATAGCAATGTTTCCAGCAATTGTTCTTCCAAATCAGAGAAGAGCAGCGGTTCTCCATGTCCAACATCTGTATCCCAAGTGTCAGGTCTTACCCATGAGTCTGGTGGAAATGTTTTGTCCCCAACTCAATCCCCTTCTCTTCAAACAATGGATCGTATGGGAGGATATGATGAATCATATGACCCCTTTAGAATCCCATCTGCAGTTTTCCAAAGAAGTAGTTCTGTTACTCCGATGGAATGGAGTATTGCTTCAAATGAGTCATTGTTTAGCATTCAGGTCGGAAACAATAGCTTCTCCAGAGATCATGTGTCGATGTTGAGTGAGTTTGGTAAGTCTGGCGAGTTAACGAAATCTGGCAAGTTCAAAAAAGCAGACGAGTCGTTTGTGTTTAGCCAACCACCTGCAGTTATCACGTCAAGAGAAGCTGAAATGAAGAGTGCTGAATATGAAGAGGGTCCTAAAATGGCAGATACCATAGAATATAACATAAAGGATAAAGGGGGATCGATTACAGACGATGATCTTAGTGACAGAAACCTACCACCTCCAGCAGTATCATGGAATTCCTCTACCAAATCTCGGCACTCTGATAAAAGTCAAAGTAGCTCAGATTCATTCGCTTTCCCCAT TTTAGCCGATGAAGAGGCGCAGGCTGCATCCATGCCTAAGGATGCTAAATGTCAAGGCACTCCAGTctcttcaaaatcaaaatcgaaGTGTTGGTTTTCCTGTAGTTCATGTTGTTGTTCCAAATGGAGTTGTTCGTGTTCTTCTTGTTTCAAATGGATTTTTTGTTGGTGTTTTTATTGTCCCAAATGGAAGTGTTCGTGTTCTTCTTGTTATAAGCGGAGTTGTTCGTGTCCTTCTTGTTACAAATGGAGATGTTCGTGTTCTTGTTTCAAGTGGAATTGCAGTTCATGCTCTTGTTCCAAATGGAATTGCAGTTCATGTTCTTGTTCCAAATGGAGTTGCGGTTCATGTTTTTCTTGTTTCAAGTGGAGTTGCCTTTCATGTTCTTGTTGCAAATGGAGTTGTGGTTCGTGTTCTTCTTGTTGCAAATGGAATTCATGCACATGTTCATCTTGTTGGACATGCAGCTGCTGTAGTAATTGTCATTTTCGTGATTGTTGCCATTGTCGTCCATGTTGTTGCTTTCGACCTCATTGTCACATTTACCCTTCTTGTCATTTTTGTCGTTGTTAA